In a genomic window of Mycolicibacillus parakoreensis:
- the mmuM gene encoding homocysteine S-methyltransferase: MRFAVPNTTALVTDGGLATTLEAAGFDLSDPLWSARLLLDAPTAITAAHREFFRAGADIATTASYQVSFPGFAARGVDAAQTAAMLHRSVGLARTAAADVGGRRRWVAASVGPYGAALADGAEYRGRYGLSVAQLAAWHRPRLEVLAAAGADVLACETVPDVDEAEALVGLLADLDVPAWLSYTIDGRRTRAGQPLAEAFAVAAGAPQICAVGVNCCDPADVAAAIDIAAGVTDKPVIVYPNSGERWERTRWSGRPTFTADRAAGWVSAGARLVGGCCRVGPAQIAALADRLADPAAGGTATPTG; the protein is encoded by the coding sequence GTGCGGTTCGCCGTGCCCAACACTACCGCGCTGGTCACCGACGGCGGTCTGGCGACCACGCTGGAGGCCGCCGGTTTCGACCTGTCCGACCCGCTGTGGTCGGCGCGGTTGCTGCTCGACGCCCCCACGGCGATCACCGCGGCGCATCGGGAGTTTTTCCGCGCCGGCGCCGACATCGCCACCACGGCCAGCTACCAGGTGTCTTTCCCCGGCTTCGCCGCCCGGGGAGTCGATGCGGCCCAGACGGCCGCAATGCTGCACCGCAGCGTCGGTTTGGCCCGCACCGCCGCCGCGGACGTCGGGGGGCGACGGCGCTGGGTGGCCGCCTCGGTCGGACCCTACGGCGCGGCGCTGGCCGACGGCGCGGAGTACCGGGGCCGCTACGGGTTGAGCGTGGCGCAATTGGCCGCCTGGCATCGGCCCCGCCTGGAGGTGTTGGCCGCGGCCGGTGCCGACGTGCTGGCCTGCGAGACCGTCCCCGATGTCGACGAGGCCGAGGCGCTGGTGGGTCTGCTCGCCGACCTCGATGTACCGGCCTGGCTCAGCTACACCATCGACGGGCGGCGCACCCGGGCCGGCCAGCCGCTGGCCGAGGCGTTCGCGGTGGCCGCCGGGGCGCCCCAGATCTGCGCGGTCGGGGTGAACTGCTGCGACCCGGCCGACGTCGCCGCGGCGATCGACATCGCGGCCGGGGTCACCGACAAACCGGTGATCGTCTACCCCAACAGCGGCGAGCGCTGGGAGCGCACGCGCTGGTCGGGGCGCCCGACGTTCACCGCCGACCGGGCGGCGGGCTGGGTGAGCGCCGGCGCCCGCCTCGTCGGCGGCTGCTGCCGGGTGGGCCCCGCACAGATCGCCGCGCTCGCCGATCGCCTCGCCGACCCCGCCGCGGGCGGCACCGCGACGCCCACCGGCTGA
- a CDS encoding ATP-dependent Clp protease proteolytic subunit: MSGMTDMRSDGLGFNLTDSVYERLLRERIIFLGSQVDDDIANRLCAQILLLSAEDPTKDISLYINSPGGSISAGMAIYDTMTLSPCDIATYAMGMAASMGEFLLAAGTKGKRHALPHARILMHQPLGGVTGSAADIAIQAEQFAVIKKEMFRLNAEFTGQPIERIEADSDRDRWFTAEEALEYGFVDHIITRAHVNGASS, from the coding sequence GTGAGCGGTATGACTGACATGCGGTCGGACGGGCTGGGCTTCAACCTGACCGACTCGGTCTATGAACGGTTGTTGCGTGAACGCATCATCTTCCTCGGATCCCAGGTCGATGACGACATCGCCAACCGGTTGTGCGCACAGATTCTGCTGCTGTCCGCCGAAGACCCCACCAAAGACATCTCGCTGTACATCAACTCCCCGGGCGGGTCGATCAGCGCCGGGATGGCGATCTACGACACCATGACGCTGTCGCCGTGCGACATCGCCACCTACGCGATGGGGATGGCGGCCTCGATGGGCGAGTTCCTGCTCGCCGCGGGCACCAAGGGCAAACGGCACGCCCTGCCGCATGCCCGGATCCTGATGCACCAGCCGCTGGGCGGGGTGACCGGGTCGGCGGCCGACATCGCGATCCAGGCCGAACAGTTCGCCGTCATCAAAAAGGAGATGTTCCGGCTGAACGCCGAGTTCACCGGCCAGCCCATCGAACGCATCGAGGCCGACTCCGACCGCGACCGGTGGTTCACCGCCGAGGAAGCGCTGGAATACGGCTTCGTCGACCACATCATCACCCGCGCCCACGTCAACGGAGCCTCCTCATGA
- a CDS encoding Fpg/Nei family DNA glycosylase: MPEGHTLHRLGRLHHRRFAGAPVVVTSPQGRFADGAKRVTGQVFARASVWGKHLFHHYAHGPIVHIHLGLYGTFAEQRTPMSEPVGQVRMRLLGADYGTDLRGPAACEVVDELQVADIIARLGPDPLRKDADPGLAWKRITKSRRSIGGLLLDQSVIAGVGNVYRAELLFRHRIAPQRPGTSLDEAEFDSAWADLVALMKVGLRTGKIIVVRPEHDHGAPSYGPGKPRTYVYRRAGDPCRICGDTVRTAVMEGRNVFWCPGCQR; encoded by the coding sequence CACCGGTGGTGGTGACCAGCCCGCAGGGCCGGTTCGCCGACGGGGCCAAGCGGGTCACCGGTCAGGTGTTCGCCCGTGCCAGCGTGTGGGGCAAGCACCTGTTCCATCACTACGCGCACGGCCCGATCGTGCACATTCATCTCGGCCTGTACGGCACGTTCGCCGAACAGCGCACTCCGATGTCCGAGCCGGTCGGCCAGGTCCGGATGCGGCTGCTCGGCGCCGACTACGGCACCGATCTACGGGGTCCGGCCGCCTGTGAGGTCGTCGACGAACTGCAGGTCGCCGACATCATCGCGCGCCTCGGCCCCGATCCGCTGCGCAAGGACGCCGATCCGGGGTTGGCGTGGAAACGAATCACCAAGTCACGCAGGTCGATCGGTGGACTGCTGTTGGACCAGTCGGTGATCGCCGGAGTCGGCAACGTCTACCGCGCCGAGCTGCTCTTTCGTCACCGCATCGCTCCGCAACGGCCGGGCACCAGCCTCGACGAAGCCGAGTTCGACAGCGCCTGGGCCGACCTGGTGGCGCTGATGAAGGTGGGGCTGCGCACCGGCAAGATCATCGTCGTGCGACCCGAACACGACCACGGCGCACCCTCCTACGGACCCGGCAAGCCCCGCACCTACGTCTACCGGCGGGCCGGCGACCCGTGCCGGATATGCGGGGACACCGTGCGCACCGCGGTCATGGAGGGGCGCAACGTGTTCTGGTGTCCTGGCTGCCAGCGCTGA
- a CDS encoding serine hydrolase domain-containing protein codes for MSAVDIHGSYAPAYQRVAEEFERNFTARGELGAAVAAFVDGELVVNLWGGSIDPAGTRAWRDDTLSTVLSGTKGLTSTCVHHLVESGQLQLDAPIARYWPEFAQAGKADITLAMVLSHRSGVIGPRAPMPWQDVTDWDLVCTRIAAAEPWWAPGTAQGYHMTTYGFIIGEVMRRVTGGTVGEYLRAEIAGPLGAEIHIGVPADAQPRRCADPVDKPTIRQMLGSVNAPTHPTSLADHPKAGLAVAMGFAPDDEVATNDLPLWRQLEFPGTNGQVSALGTATFYNALAQEKLLSRAHMDLIRVCQGGTDTDLVLGPRVADHGWGLGYMLNQRCVNGPNPHIFGHGGLGGSFGFVDLEHRIGYAYVMNRFDETKANADPRSVALSNEIYRTLGVITD; via the coding sequence GTGAGCGCCGTCGACATCCACGGCTCGTACGCCCCGGCGTACCAGCGGGTCGCTGAAGAGTTCGAGCGAAACTTCACCGCCCGCGGGGAGCTCGGCGCGGCGGTGGCGGCGTTCGTCGACGGTGAGCTCGTCGTCAACCTGTGGGGCGGCTCGATCGACCCCGCCGGCACCCGGGCGTGGCGCGACGACACCCTGTCGACCGTCCTGTCCGGCACCAAGGGACTCACCAGCACCTGCGTGCACCACCTGGTGGAGAGCGGTCAACTGCAGCTCGATGCCCCGATCGCCCGCTACTGGCCGGAGTTCGCCCAGGCGGGCAAGGCCGACATCACCCTGGCCATGGTGCTCAGCCATCGCTCCGGGGTGATCGGGCCGCGCGCGCCGATGCCCTGGCAGGACGTCACCGACTGGGATCTGGTCTGCACCCGCATCGCGGCCGCCGAACCGTGGTGGGCGCCGGGCACCGCCCAGGGGTATCACATGACCACCTACGGGTTCATCATCGGCGAGGTGATGCGCCGGGTCACCGGAGGCACCGTCGGGGAGTATCTGCGGGCCGAGATCGCCGGTCCGCTCGGCGCGGAGATCCACATCGGGGTGCCCGCCGACGCACAGCCGCGCCGCTGCGCCGATCCGGTCGACAAGCCGACCATTCGCCAGATGCTGGGGTCGGTCAACGCCCCGACGCATCCGACCAGCCTGGCCGACCATCCCAAGGCCGGCCTGGCGGTGGCGATGGGCTTCGCCCCCGACGACGAGGTCGCCACCAACGATCTGCCCCTCTGGCGGCAGCTGGAGTTCCCCGGCACCAACGGACAGGTCTCGGCGCTGGGCACCGCGACGTTCTACAACGCCTTGGCCCAGGAGAAGCTGCTCAGCCGCGCGCACATGGATCTCATCCGGGTCTGCCAGGGCGGGACGGACACCGACCTGGTGCTCGGGCCGCGGGTCGCCGACCACGGCTGGGGGCTGGGTTACATGCTCAACCAGCGCTGCGTCAACGGGCCCAACCCGCACATCTTCGGCCACGGTGGCCTGGGCGGCTCCTTCGGGTTCGTCGACCTCGAGCATCGGATCGGCTACGCCTACGTGATGAACCGGTTCGATGAGACCAAGGCCAACGCCGACCCGCGCAGCGTGGCGCTGTCCAACGAGATCTACCGCACCCTGGGTGTGATCACCGACTGA
- a CDS encoding ATP-dependent Clp protease proteolytic subunit, protein MNPETTPQARYVLPQFSERTHLGERIVDPYAKLFDERIIFLGAQVDDVSANDVMAQLLVLESQDPDRDITMYINSPGGGFTSLMAIYDTMQYVRADIQTVCLGQAASAAAVLLAAGTPGKRMALPNARVLIHQPQLAGVIQGQFSDLEIQAAEIERMRTLMEVTLARHTGKDPEVIRRDTDRDKILTAEEAKDYGIIDTVLEYRKLSAQNA, encoded by the coding sequence ATGAACCCTGAAACCACCCCCCAGGCGCGCTATGTGCTTCCGCAGTTCAGCGAGCGGACCCATCTCGGGGAGCGCATCGTCGACCCGTACGCGAAGCTCTTCGACGAGCGGATCATCTTCCTCGGCGCCCAGGTCGACGACGTCTCCGCCAACGACGTGATGGCGCAGCTGCTGGTGTTGGAGTCCCAGGACCCCGACCGCGACATCACCATGTACATCAACTCGCCCGGCGGCGGGTTCACCTCGCTGATGGCGATCTACGACACGATGCAGTATGTGCGTGCCGACATCCAGACCGTCTGTCTGGGCCAGGCGGCCTCGGCGGCGGCGGTGCTGCTGGCCGCCGGCACGCCCGGTAAGCGCATGGCGCTGCCGAACGCCCGGGTGCTCATCCACCAGCCGCAGTTGGCCGGGGTGATCCAGGGGCAGTTCTCCGACCTGGAGATCCAGGCGGCCGAGATCGAGCGGATGCGCACCCTGATGGAGGTCACCCTGGCCCGGCACACCGGCAAGGACCCCGAGGTGATCCGCCGCGACACCGACCGCGACAAGATCCTCACCGCCGAAGAGGCCAAGGACTACGGGATCATCGACACCGTGCTGGAGTACCGCAAGCTCTCGGCGCAGAACGCCTGA
- the tig gene encoding trigger factor yields MKSTVEQLSPTRVRINVEVPFTELEPDFTRTYQQLAKQVRLPGFRPGKAPAKLLEARIGRGAVLDQVVNEALPGRYTQAVTELELSPLGQPEIDITKIEDGDELVFTAEVDVRPEIALPDLSALQIQVDPIEVADDEVDAELQSLRARFGTLTGVERPVADGDFVSIDLAATVDGAELAEATTEGLSHEVGSGQLIEGLDEAIIGLKAGESATFTTTLTAGEQAGSEAEVTVTVGSVKERELPDPDDDFAQLASEFDTIGELRESLTDQVRRTKRVEQAEKIRDAALEQLVDSVEVPLPESIVQAQVDDTVHNAVHGLDHDEEKFAEQLAEKGSSREEFDAETRANAEKGIKTQLLLDALADDLDIQVGQDELTERLVMMSRQYGIEPQQLVSYLQQNNQLPQVFADVRRGLTIAAVVEAATVTDTAGTTIDTSEFFGRPAPSDAETETAETETDEADAAGGPGDAADETE; encoded by the coding sequence ATGAAGAGCACCGTCGAACAGTTGAGCCCCACCCGGGTTCGCATCAACGTGGAGGTGCCCTTCACCGAGCTCGAGCCCGACTTCACCCGCACCTACCAGCAGTTGGCCAAGCAGGTGCGGTTGCCCGGCTTCCGGCCCGGTAAGGCGCCCGCCAAGCTGCTGGAGGCCCGGATCGGTCGGGGTGCGGTCCTCGATCAGGTGGTCAACGAGGCGCTGCCGGGGCGCTACACCCAGGCGGTCACCGAGCTCGAACTCAGCCCGCTGGGCCAGCCCGAGATCGACATCACCAAGATCGAGGACGGCGACGAGCTGGTGTTCACCGCCGAGGTCGACGTGCGCCCCGAGATCGCGTTGCCGGACCTGTCGGCCCTGCAGATCCAGGTCGACCCGATCGAGGTCGCCGACGACGAGGTCGACGCGGAGCTGCAGTCGCTGCGGGCCCGGTTCGGCACCCTGACCGGGGTGGAGCGCCCGGTCGCCGACGGTGACTTCGTCTCGATCGATCTGGCGGCCACCGTCGACGGCGCCGAGCTGGCCGAGGCGACGACCGAGGGGCTCTCGCACGAGGTCGGCTCGGGTCAGCTCATCGAGGGGCTCGACGAGGCGATCATCGGGCTGAAGGCGGGGGAGAGCGCGACCTTCACCACCACGCTGACCGCCGGTGAGCAGGCCGGCAGCGAAGCCGAGGTCACCGTCACCGTCGGATCGGTGAAGGAACGGGAACTGCCCGATCCCGACGACGACTTCGCGCAGCTGGCCAGCGAGTTCGACACCATCGGGGAACTGCGCGAGAGCCTGACCGACCAGGTGCGCCGCACCAAGCGGGTCGAGCAGGCCGAGAAGATCCGTGACGCCGCACTCGAGCAGCTCGTCGACAGCGTCGAAGTGCCGCTGCCGGAGTCCATCGTGCAGGCCCAGGTCGACGACACCGTGCACAACGCCGTCCACGGTCTCGACCACGATGAGGAGAAGTTCGCCGAGCAGCTCGCCGAGAAGGGCTCCTCGCGCGAGGAGTTCGACGCCGAGACCCGGGCGAACGCCGAGAAGGGAATCAAAACCCAACTGCTGCTCGACGCCCTCGCCGACGATCTGGACATCCAGGTCGGCCAGGACGAGCTCACCGAGCGGCTGGTGATGATGTCGCGCCAGTACGGCATCGAGCCCCAGCAGCTGGTGAGCTACCTGCAGCAGAACAACCAGCTGCCGCAGGTCTTCGCCGACGTGCGGCGCGGGCTGACCATCGCCGCGGTGGTGGAGGCGGCCACGGTCACCGACACCGCCGGCACCACGATCGACACCAGCGAGTTCTTCGGCCGGCCCGCCCCGTCGGACGCCGAGACCGAGACCGCCGAGACCGAGACCGACGAGGCCGACGCTGCCGGCGGGCCCGGCGACGCGGCCGACGAGACCGAGTGA